One Romeriopsis navalis LEGE 11480 genomic window, GGGAGATTTTTCTTGAAAAAGGGGTTTGCCTTGGAACCGGATCGAGAGGGCGATCTGCCCGTTGCTGTCGGTGAGCCATTCGCTCGGACTCGACTGAGGTGTAGTCGGTTCAGGTGCCGCAGGGTGAGTCATTGCAGTGCGATCGCCTCGGTAGGTGGAGATAAATCAGCTGTAGTTGTTTCAGCTTAGACAGTCAATAAGCATACGAGGTTATTGGCCGCGGCTCAAGCAGTTAATCATACGGCTGGGGATCGCTAAGCAAAACCGCCGCGATCGACTGGTGCGATCGCGGCGGTTGGCAATTATCACAGTGATCATTAAGCGGCGCATTTATGCGTCTTCAATCTCATCTGCCATATCTTCAAGGTCTTCGGCGACAGTTTCGACAACTTCTACAGCCGCCTCTTTAACGTCTTCAGTCTTATCCATGACGACTTCTTTGGCCTCATCCGCTTGCTCAGCGAGCGTTTCCGACGCCGCCTCGGCTTTTTCTACAACCACGTCTTTGACATCATCGGCTGTCTCAGTAACCGTATCCGCCGCCGCCTCGGCTTTTTCCTGGAAGTCTTTCCGCACATAGGTTTCGGTATTTTTCTTCGGCGCTTTAGCCACTGGTGCGGCAGCTTTATCGGGGGCTTTGGCCGTATCCTTCACAGCGGCTGCCGTATCTTTCGTTTTATCCGCGACCGTCGCAGCGGTGTCTTTGGCCTTATTCGCAACGCTACTGGCTGTATCTTTCGTTTTGCTAGCAACACTGCTGGCCGTATCTTTCACCGATGCGGCAGTGTCTTTCGCTTTACTCGTCAAGTCTTGGGCCGTACCGGCGACATTCTTCGCTTTGTCAGTCAGCGACTGAGTCGAGCTTTTGGCTTTGTCAGCTAAGCCCTTGGCCTGATCGCCCAGTTTGCTGACATCGAAGTTTTTCAGGTCGATCCCGTCAATTTTTTCTTTGATATCGGTGATGAATTTCGCTTGTTCTTTATCTGCCGCACTGAGTCCGGCCCAGCGGGCTCCGAAAGCCTGCCACCCCAGCCAGCCAATCAAACTGACACTGGCCATTTGCCCCAGCAGGAGTCCACCGCGAACTTGACCGGCACACACCCACAGAACGAGTGCGTAAAATAGACCCACCCCACTCCAGATCAAATCCTGTTCCCGTTTGAATGCTGGTAGAAAAAAGGTCATTGCATAGAGGCCAATACTAGCAATTGCCACGGCAAATGCTAAAAGGTAGGTCAGCATAGGTGTCTCCCAAATCCCACATTTTCTTAATAATTATGTACTGACAAAGCGGGAACGATAAGCAGAGGTAACCGACGCTGCCGGACCGGCTGCCCACATTCCTTAAGAGAATTTTAAGCCTATTCCCCCCTCGTTCTCTAGGGATCACGTTACCTTGAAGGGAAACGGCAACCGCAACAATATTTACAGAGTGAAATATTTCTTATGGCACAGAGCTTTGGTGTAATTGGTCTCGCGGTGATGGGCGAAAA contains:
- a CDS encoding Ycf66 family protein, which translates into the protein MLTYLLAFAVAIASIGLYAMTFFLPAFKREQDLIWSGVGLFYALVLWVCAGQVRGGLLLGQMASVSLIGWLGWQAFGARWAGLSAADKEQAKFITDIKEKIDGIDLKNFDVSKLGDQAKGLADKAKSSTQSLTDKAKNVAGTAQDLTSKAKDTAASVKDTASSVASKTKDTASSVANKAKDTAATVADKTKDTAAAVKDTAKAPDKAAAPVAKAPKKNTETYVRKDFQEKAEAAADTVTETADDVKDVVVEKAEAASETLAEQADEAKEVVMDKTEDVKEAAVEVVETVAEDLEDMADEIEDA